TCCCCCCGTACGACGTCATCCCCGTCCCACCCGCCCGACGTCATCCCCGCCCCACCCGCCCGACCGGAGGAGATCCCGTGACCGATGCCCGCCTCGCCGAGGGCACCCACCCCTTCGGGGACGGCCGCACCTTCGAGGTGCGCCGGCTCGACCCCGACCGCGACGCCCCGCTCGTGCACTCCTGGGTGCGGGAGGAGCGGGCCCGCTTCTGGGGGATGACCGACCACACCGAGGAGCAGGTGCGGGAGATCTACGCCTACGTCGACTCGCTGGACACCCACCACGCCTGGCTGGTGTCGGTCGAGGGAAGCCCCGTCGGGTTGCTGCAGACCTACCAGCCGGCCGCCGACCCGGTGGGCGAGGTGTACGCCGTCGAGCCCGGTGACCTCGGCATCCACGTGCTGCTGGCCCCCGCGACGACGCCGGAGCCGGGCTTCACCCTGCGGCTGGCCGCCGCGCTCGGTGCGGTCGCGCTCGCCGACCCGACCATGCGGCGCGTCGTCGTCGAGCCCGACGCCGCGAACGAGGGCGCCCTGGAGCGGCTGCGCCGGACCGGTTTCGAGCTCGGCCCGGAGGTCGAGCTGCCGACCAAGCGCGCGCGGCTGGCGTTCCTGCGCCGGGAGGTCCTCGAGGCGCTCCTGGCGGGCTGATCTCCGCCGGGGCCACCGAGGCGGCTGGGCCGCAGGGCAGCCGACGGCCGCCCACGGTGGGGTCGTTCGCCGTGGGCGGCCGACCGGTCAGCCTGCGGGTGGACCGGCGTACCCGGTCGCCCGGGTGCTACTGGTGGTCGTGCGCTCCGTGCTCGTCGTAGTGACCCTCGTGCTCGGCGTGCCGGTGCCCGTCGTGCACGTAGTCGACGTGACCCTCGTGCTGGATCGAGTCGTGGCCGCAGCCGGGGCCGTGCTGGTGCTCGTGGTGCTGCTGGTGCGGGGTGCAGGTGGGTGCGCTCATCGTCCGCTCCTCCTCACGGTCGCCCGGCGCCCGGGGCTGAGGCCGGTGGGCGACCCTCCGGCACTACCCCGGCGGTCCACCTGCCACGCCGGACCACCGCACGAGGGAGGAGCTCTCGGCGGCGGGTGACCGTCAGCGGCGGCGGGTGAGCAGCCAGTGCAGCCCGACGCCGATCGCGGCGCCGGTGC
The Modestobacter marinus DNA segment above includes these coding regions:
- a CDS encoding zinc transporter permease, whose amino-acid sequence is MSAPTCTPHQQHHEHQHGPGCGHDSIQHEGHVDYVHDGHRHAEHEGHYDEHGAHDHQ